A single region of the Biomaibacter acetigenes genome encodes:
- a CDS encoding beta-propeller domain-containing protein, with product MKWKKSGLLILLVFFMVLITIEFTGSNGSLALPGSNAGTNVKADSSKDSTVFPTTANLEENLPVLGSYEKLKELLEKINMQNIRHGGPIRYMKKGLALEKSTVQAPMGMADQKSEATTNGSSPDFSTTNVQVQEVDEADIIKTDGKYIYQVNNRRVVVIEAYPAYKMSIAGTIDFQDENFNPMELYLDEKNLVVIGSSVKNIPLVEPKKAPTSGESNTQGNVTGTVQKSFAPEIYPPRYSYGTVKALIYDIRDKKNIQKIRELELEGFYVSSRKIGASLYIVANRNVDYYILKNPREGQDLTPSYRDTVSGDEFINIGYDRIRYFPECPEPNYLIITGLNLDKPGEKANISTYLGAGENIYASTENLYVALTGYEETFDAKHDVNYKDGAVSNEKFSIIPPTYDTNTLIYKFGLNAGKITFKAKGKVPGTILNQFSMDEHKDNFRIATTSGDMWRTDEHTSKNNLYILDSTLKLTGRLEGIAPGEKIYSVRFMGDRAYMVTFKKVDPLFVIDLKDSSKPYILGALKIPGYSDYIHPYDENHIIGFGKDTIEVEQKDAQSNPVGIMAFYQRMKIALFDVTDVNHPKEKFKEIIGDRGTDSELLRNHRALLFSKERNIMAFPITVMEIKNKGGTIKGNFPQYGEFSFQGAYVYSINLQMGFKLKGRITHLSSEDYLKSGGSWYQSEKNIERIIYIGDNLYTLSKGMIKANRMSDLKEIKAVEIPQ from the coding sequence ATGAAGTGGAAAAAAAGCGGATTGCTCATCCTGTTGGTCTTTTTCATGGTTCTTATAACAATTGAGTTTACCGGCTCAAACGGTAGCCTGGCCCTCCCCGGCAGTAATGCAGGTACAAATGTCAAAGCCGATTCTTCTAAAGACAGCACTGTTTTCCCTACCACCGCAAATCTTGAGGAAAACCTGCCGGTCCTGGGCTCCTATGAAAAACTAAAAGAGCTTTTAGAAAAAATAAACATGCAAAACATACGGCACGGTGGTCCCATAAGGTACATGAAAAAAGGCCTGGCTTTGGAAAAAAGCACTGTACAAGCTCCTATGGGGATGGCTGATCAAAAATCCGAAGCGACCACAAACGGTTCATCACCGGATTTTTCCACCACCAATGTGCAGGTGCAGGAAGTGGATGAGGCAGACATAATAAAGACCGACGGGAAATACATTTACCAGGTCAATAACCGCCGGGTAGTCGTCATCGAAGCTTATCCGGCATATAAGATGTCTATAGCGGGAACTATCGATTTTCAAGATGAAAACTTTAACCCCATGGAACTATACCTGGATGAGAAAAATCTTGTGGTGATAGGATCTTCCGTTAAAAATATCCCGCTTGTGGAACCGAAAAAGGCACCCACGAGCGGTGAGAGCAACACCCAGGGCAATGTAACCGGAACCGTTCAGAAGAGCTTCGCTCCGGAAATATATCCTCCCCGTTACTCTTATGGTACCGTAAAGGCTCTGATTTACGACATCCGGGATAAGAAAAACATCCAAAAAATACGGGAACTGGAACTGGAAGGCTTTTATGTATCTTCCCGAAAGATTGGGGCATCTCTTTATATTGTAGCTAACAGAAATGTAGATTATTACATTCTCAAAAACCCCCGGGAGGGTCAGGACCTCACCCCCTCCTACCGGGACACGGTATCAGGCGATGAATTCATAAACATCGGCTACGACAGGATCCGCTATTTCCCGGAGTGCCCGGAACCCAATTACCTCATCATTACAGGCTTGAACCTCGATAAGCCCGGGGAGAAGGCCAATATCTCCACATATCTGGGAGCAGGGGAAAATATTTATGCATCCACCGAAAATCTTTACGTGGCACTGACGGGATATGAAGAAACCTTCGATGCAAAGCATGATGTAAATTATAAAGACGGAGCCGTTTCCAACGAAAAATTCTCCATAATACCCCCCACTTATGATACCAATACCCTCATATACAAGTTCGGCTTGAATGCGGGTAAGATAACTTTCAAGGCCAAAGGCAAAGTGCCAGGAACTATACTTAATCAGTTTTCAATGGATGAACATAAAGACAATTTCAGGATCGCCACTACTTCGGGAGATATGTGGCGCACCGATGAACATACCTCTAAAAACAACTTGTACATCCTGGACAGTACGCTCAAACTTACCGGCCGCCTGGAAGGCATTGCCCCCGGTGAAAAGATATATTCGGTGAGGTTCATGGGAGATCGGGCGTATATGGTGACGTTCAAAAAAGTAGATCCTCTCTTCGTCATTGACTTGAAAGACTCATCCAAACCTTACATCCTGGGGGCCCTGAAGATCCCCGGATACAGTGACTACATCCATCCCTATGATGAAAACCACATCATAGGCTTTGGAAAGGATACCATTGAAGTGGAGCAAAAAGACGCCCAGAGCAATCCTGTAGGGATCATGGCCTTTTACCAGCGCATGAAAATCGCCCTCTTTGATGTGACCGATGTAAATCACCCGAAGGAAAAATTCAAGGAAATCATCGGCGACAGGGGCACCGACTCGGAACTTCTGCGAAACCACAGGGCTCTGCTCTTTTCTAAAGAAAGAAATATAATGGCTTTCCCCATCACCGTCATGGAGATAAAAAATAAGGGAGGAACCATAAAAGGTAACTTCCCCCAGTACGGCGAGTTTTCCTTTCAGGGAGCATATGTATACAGCATAAACCTTCAAATGGGCTTCAAACTTAAGGGAAGGATCACTCATCTTTCATCCGAAGATTACCTCAAATCCGGTGGATCCTGGTATCAAAGCGAAAAAAACATTGAGCGCATCATATATATCGGCGACAACCTCTACACCCTATCTAAAGGCATGATCAAAGCCAATAGGATGAGCGATTTAAAGGAAATAAAGGCAGTGGAAATTCCACAATAA
- the mgsA gene encoding methylglyoxal synthase, protein MNIALIAHDAKKEKMIDFTIAYKDILKEHKLFATGTTGRLIMEATGLDVIRCQSGPLGGDQQIGGMVAGEGIDLVIFLRDPLTAQPHEPDINALLRVCDVHNVPLATNLATAEVMIKGLMRGDLDWRKVVRAD, encoded by the coding sequence ATGAATATCGCCCTTATCGCCCATGATGCCAAAAAAGAGAAGATGATAGATTTTACCATAGCCTACAAGGACATCCTCAAAGAACACAAGCTTTTTGCCACTGGCACTACCGGTAGATTGATAATGGAAGCCACCGGCCTCGATGTCATAAGATGCCAATCGGGGCCCCTGGGAGGGGATCAGCAGATAGGCGGCATGGTGGCGGGGGAGGGTATCGACCTGGTGATATTTTTGAGGGACCCGCTTACGGCCCAGCCCCACGAGCCGGACATCAATGCCCTCCTCAGGGTATGTGATGTACATAATGTTCCCCTGGCCACAAACCTTGCCACCGCCGAAGTTATGATAAAGGGCTTGATGAGGGGAGACCTGGACTGGCGCAAAGTGGTAAGGGCCGATTGA
- the lipA gene encoding lipoyl synthase → MQRPEWLKVKVSQEELKMMQHFLKDMSLNTVCQSADCPNIGECFARKTATFMIMGSICTRGCRFCAVDKGCPEPLDEDEPRRVAEAARKLGLKHVVITCVTRDDISDGGALHFAKTVEELKKIPNLSIEVLVSDFKGNDDSIKTVVKAHPDVINHNVETVPRLYSRVRPQANYQRSLDLLKRVKELDDSIYTKSGIMVGLGETEEEVISVMKDLLEINCDMMTIGQYLQPSKKHIDVVEYITPERFERYKKIGYDLGFKYIASGPLVRSSYHAGEAMGHV, encoded by the coding sequence ATGCAAAGGCCTGAATGGCTGAAGGTAAAGGTATCGCAGGAAGAACTGAAAATGATGCAGCATTTTTTAAAGGACATGTCGCTAAATACCGTATGTCAGAGCGCCGACTGCCCTAATATAGGCGAGTGCTTTGCCAGAAAGACGGCTACTTTTATGATAATGGGCAGTATCTGTACCAGGGGGTGCCGGTTCTGTGCGGTGGATAAGGGCTGCCCGGAGCCCCTGGATGAAGATGAACCCAGAAGAGTTGCGGAAGCCGCAAGGAAACTTGGATTAAAACACGTGGTGATTACCTGTGTCACCCGGGATGACATCTCCGACGGTGGAGCTTTACATTTTGCAAAAACCGTGGAAGAGCTAAAAAAGATCCCGAATCTTTCCATAGAAGTGCTGGTGTCGGATTTCAAGGGAAATGACGATTCTATAAAGACGGTGGTGAAGGCTCATCCCGATGTCATAAACCACAATGTGGAGACAGTCCCCAGACTTTACTCCAGGGTCCGGCCCCAGGCCAACTATCAGCGCTCTCTTGACCTATTAAAAAGGGTAAAAGAGCTCGATGACAGTATCTACACTAAATCAGGTATCATGGTAGGCCTGGGAGAAACCGAAGAAGAAGTCATTAGCGTAATGAAAGACCTTTTGGAAATAAACTGTGATATGATGACCATAGGACAGTATTTGCAACCTTCCAAAAAGCATATCGATGTAGTGGAATATATTACCCCTGAGAGATTTGAAAGGTATAAAAAAATAGGTTATGACCTGGGCTTTAAGTATATCGCCTCGGGCCCGCTGGTGAGAAGTTCCTACCATGCGGGGGAAGCTATGGGGCATGTATAA
- the lipB gene encoding lipoyl(octanoyl) transferase LipB has product MREVKWIKLGVTPYLEAKDIQLKAREKVKQGFADGILITLQHPPVFTVGSSGGFDNILIPMDQLKKKAEIYEVERGGNITFHGPGQIVAYPVFNLEKWQKDVHLYVNMLEEVVIKLLSDYGIAAGRKQKYTGVWVGDEKICALGVAIRHWITWHGIAFNVNTDLNFFHLINPCGITEFGVTSLEKLGIVENIQSVTDKMVEKFREVFDMDIEEMTLQDLK; this is encoded by the coding sequence GTGCGGGAAGTAAAGTGGATCAAGCTGGGTGTTACTCCTTACCTGGAGGCTAAAGATATTCAGCTAAAGGCTCGGGAAAAAGTAAAACAGGGATTTGCCGACGGCATATTGATAACGTTGCAGCATCCGCCGGTATTTACTGTCGGAAGTTCCGGGGGATTTGACAATATATTGATACCCATGGACCAACTTAAGAAAAAAGCGGAAATCTACGAAGTGGAAAGGGGAGGCAACATCACCTTCCACGGTCCCGGCCAGATAGTGGCATACCCTGTATTTAACCTGGAAAAATGGCAAAAGGATGTACATCTTTATGTGAATATGCTGGAAGAAGTGGTAATAAAGCTTCTTTCAGATTATGGCATAGCGGCCGGGAGAAAGCAAAAATATACCGGGGTTTGGGTAGGGGATGAGAAGATATGTGCCTTGGGGGTTGCCATCAGGCACTGGATAACATGGCACGGCATAGCTTTTAATGTAAATACCGACTTAAACTTCTTTCATCTCATAAACCCCTGCGGTATAACGGAATTTGGGGTGACATCCCTGGAAAAGCTGGGTATAGTGGAAAATATACAGAGTGTTACAGATAAAATGGTTGAAAAATTTAGAGAGGTATTTGACATGGATATTGAAGAAATGACATTACAGGATTTGAAATGA
- a CDS encoding sugar ABC transporter substrate-binding protein has protein sequence MSEGLKKTVIVVLLLILIALILLTGFLIYNSSSKVTAKNLKNEEEKSKIRIGISLGTLKEERWLKDRDILMAKLKELGADVFVQNANNDDEDQLKQVKYLLDRRIDVLILVPNDMEKAATAVQMAQKNGVRVISYDRLVTRSNVDLYISFDNVEVGKLMARSLMEKVPEGNYLIVNGAKTDNNTSMIKQGYENVLGDRVKDGRIKIIAEEWASNWMAEYAFKVTDEILQSGKRIDAVLAGNDSLAGGVIEALSEHRMAGKIPVVGQDADIAGCQRIMEGTQLMTVYKPLDKLAEKTAQMAIKLARDEKPDVKQTIYDGKFYVPYYVLEPVAVNKSNIDETVIKDGFHSARDVYRNISNKDVGGQTSD, from the coding sequence ATGAGCGAGGGCTTGAAAAAAACGGTAATTGTAGTTTTACTGCTCATATTGATTGCCTTAATTCTATTGACCGGATTTTTAATATACAATTCCAGTTCTAAAGTAACTGCTAAAAACTTAAAAAATGAAGAAGAGAAGAGTAAAATACGGATAGGGATTTCACTGGGAACCCTCAAGGAAGAAAGGTGGCTCAAGGACCGAGACATTTTGATGGCAAAGCTGAAGGAACTGGGCGCCGATGTCTTTGTTCAAAACGCCAACAACGATGATGAGGATCAATTGAAACAGGTAAAATATCTGCTGGATAGGAGAATTGATGTGCTCATACTGGTGCCCAACGACATGGAAAAGGCCGCCACGGCCGTGCAGATGGCCCAGAAGAACGGCGTCAGGGTCATTTCCTATGACAGGCTTGTCACCAGGTCCAACGTAGACCTTTATATTTCCTTTGACAACGTTGAAGTAGGGAAATTGATGGCCCGTTCTCTGATGGAAAAAGTCCCCGAGGGCAATTACCTGATTGTAAACGGAGCAAAAACAGACAACAATACCAGCATGATAAAGCAGGGCTACGAAAACGTGTTGGGCGATAGGGTTAAAGATGGCAGGATCAAAATTATTGCCGAGGAATGGGCTTCAAACTGGATGGCGGAATATGCTTTCAAGGTTACCGATGAGATCTTACAGAGCGGGAAAAGAATTGATGCGGTGCTGGCCGGAAACGATAGCCTGGCGGGAGGAGTTATCGAAGCCCTTTCAGAGCACAGGATGGCGGGCAAAATACCTGTGGTGGGGCAGGATGCAGACATCGCAGGATGCCAGAGGATCATGGAAGGCACCCAACTCATGACGGTGTATAAACCCCTGGATAAACTGGCGGAAAAAACGGCTCAGATGGCAATTAAACTGGCCAGGGATGAAAAGCCCGATGTAAAGCAAACCATATATGATGGAAAATTCTATGTACCTTACTATGTGCTGGAACCGGTGGCAGTAAATAAGTCAAATATTGATGAAACGGTCATAAAAGATGGTTTTCATTCAGCGAGGGATGTATATAGGAATATATCAAATAAAGATGTTGGAGGTCAGACATCGGATTAA
- a CDS encoding helix-turn-helix domain-containing protein has translation MPLNFGYVMLFSIGGNESNREDFRSSLDRFEVGMAIRDAARESVRCLAGPFMLNRVVIFVPVDRSFDEYTVRNHSIEIAKTIQNLLEKSISLSYSIGIGSPYGIDNFLKSYEEAYWAVKLSDGETISHFQDLVMPDGPVDFYPLNKEKMLIDKALLGEEQKVLEIFEEIFQWLILNYTNDLEKIKARIVELSIVLMRSVSYYRKDGLKLEQKHIANLINCMDISGLKSGFIANVREIMKDMRAVKTSEVKELVKRAEIYINENYSKDITLDDVAREVNMSYHYFSKLFKEETHLNFCDYLTNVRVSRAKELLMRADLSIKDISGRVGYQDPNYFSKIFKKVTGITPTAYREKYI, from the coding sequence ATGCCATTGAATTTCGGCTATGTGATGTTGTTCTCCATAGGCGGGAATGAATCTAACAGAGAGGATTTCCGATCAAGCCTTGACAGGTTCGAGGTAGGCATGGCCATAAGGGATGCCGCCCGGGAGTCGGTGAGATGCCTTGCCGGGCCATTCATGTTGAATAGAGTAGTAATTTTTGTGCCGGTAGATAGAAGTTTTGACGAATACACGGTAAGAAACCATTCCATCGAAATAGCAAAAACAATACAAAACCTATTGGAAAAGAGCATATCATTATCTTATTCCATTGGAATAGGAAGCCCTTATGGTATTGACAATTTTTTAAAGTCCTACGAAGAGGCCTATTGGGCTGTCAAATTATCCGACGGTGAAACCATATCCCATTTCCAGGACCTTGTCATGCCCGACGGACCGGTGGATTTTTACCCTCTAAACAAGGAAAAAATGCTGATAGACAAAGCCTTGTTGGGAGAGGAGCAAAAGGTATTAGAAATATTTGAGGAGATATTTCAATGGTTAATCCTAAACTATACCAATGATCTGGAAAAAATAAAGGCCAGAATAGTAGAGCTTTCCATTGTCTTGATGAGGTCAGTATCCTATTATCGTAAGGATGGTCTAAAACTTGAGCAAAAACATATAGCTAATTTGATAAATTGCATGGATATAAGCGGGCTAAAATCCGGATTCATTGCCAACGTTCGGGAAATAATGAAAGACATGAGGGCCGTGAAGACCTCCGAAGTAAAAGAACTTGTTAAAAGAGCGGAAATATATATAAATGAGAACTATTCTAAGGACATAACGCTCGATGATGTGGCGAGGGAGGTCAACATGAGCTATCACTATTTCAGCAAACTGTTCAAAGAAGAGACCCATTTGAATTTTTGTGATTATCTCACCAATGTGAGGGTCAGCCGGGCTAAAGAGCTTTTAATGAGGGCGGATTTGAGCATAAAGGACATTTCCGGCAGGGTGGGATACCAGGACCCCAATTATTTCAGCAAGATATTTAAAAAGGTCACCGGCATTACCCCCACGGCTTATAGAGAAAAGTACATTTAA
- a CDS encoding response regulator, whose translation MPLAGEGLVVLKVFVADDEQIVIDSLRFIVEKYIQHVSVAGWAKSGREAIEKVEELKPDVVLMDIRMPGIDGLEAIRQLKKRHTDMVFVIITAYENFNYAREAVNLGVMEYLLKPINKDRVIEVIKKAEAILAQNRQAMLNEVELKEKLLKIMPHIETEFIYTLFLIALP comes from the coding sequence ATGCCGCTGGCAGGGGAGGGGTTAGTGGTGCTTAAGGTCTTCGTGGCCGATGATGAGCAGATAGTTATAGATTCATTGAGGTTTATAGTGGAAAAATACATACAGCATGTTTCTGTGGCAGGATGGGCAAAGTCCGGGAGGGAGGCCATAGAAAAGGTCGAGGAGTTAAAACCCGATGTAGTGTTGATGGATATCCGGATGCCGGGCATAGACGGCCTGGAAGCCATCAGACAGTTAAAAAAACGTCATACCGATATGGTATTTGTAATCATTACCGCCTATGAGAATTTTAACTATGCCAGGGAAGCTGTTAACCTTGGAGTTATGGAATATCTTTTAAAACCCATAAATAAAGACAGGGTAATTGAGGTAATAAAAAAGGCTGAGGCCATCCTTGCTCAAAATCGCCAGGCCATGCTAAATGAAGTAGAGTTAAAAGAAAAACTCCTGAAAATCATGCCTCACATAGAAACAGAGTTTATTTACACATTATTTTTGATAGCGCTTCCATAA
- a CDS encoding substrate-binding domain-containing protein, with protein sequence MKYLEIAVTSRVDGIVTHVSYDRDFAALIDRADNGGIPVVTIENDAPKSRRKAFVGSNSFMLGEEAGKIMVKSHRRQSRHSGDHGHELQKDAANQNLKLNGFLNAIKAYPDMQVTDIYNSKFGILSAEEITQSILNSGKKIDAIYCMDSVDTIGTSQVVVDLNRVGDVKIVGYGDTPDILRYIDKGIIYGTVMSDPYKMGYESIKALIEIMEKDTTSTFIDTGVKIITKENLDTYRKSMEKLQQ encoded by the coding sequence ATGAAATATCTGGAGATTGCCGTTACCTCAAGGGTGGATGGAATAGTGACCCATGTATCCTATGACAGGGACTTTGCCGCTCTCATAGACAGGGCCGATAACGGCGGGATACCGGTCGTCACCATAGAAAATGATGCCCCAAAGAGCCGGCGCAAGGCTTTTGTTGGTTCCAACAGCTTTATGCTGGGGGAAGAAGCCGGTAAGATTATGGTTAAAAGCCACCGGAGGCAAAGCCGGCATAGCGGTGATCATGGCCATGAACTGCAAAAAGATGCCGCCAACCAGAATCTGAAATTAAACGGCTTTTTGAATGCCATAAAGGCTTATCCCGACATGCAGGTAACAGACATATATAATTCCAAATTCGGCATATTGAGCGCTGAAGAGATAACCCAGTCCATCCTGAACAGCGGTAAAAAAATAGATGCCATTTATTGCATGGATTCGGTGGATACCATAGGTACCTCCCAGGTGGTGGTGGATTTAAACAGGGTGGGAGACGTAAAAATCGTGGGGTATGGGGATACGCCGGATATCTTGAGATATATCGACAAAGGCATTATTTACGGCACGGTTATGAGTGACCCATATAAAATGGGGTACGAAAGCATAAAGGCATTGATAGAGATTATGGAAAAGGACACCACATCTACCTTTATCGATACCGGGGTCAAGATAATAACCAAAGAAAATCTTGATACTTACCGGAAAAGCATGGAAAAACTGCAGCAATAG
- a CDS encoding tetratricopeptide repeat protein — protein MEIFEESIKCYLKALEIPGVSEKAYLRLSLLYKRLGRWDEAQELWLKMAEDNIHTAFALVELAKVYEHRTKDYTKAEQATRRALELAYKKKGLLGFTPEQEIRELKKRLERILSKQGKAPSQLNFFNKV, from the coding sequence ATGGAGATATTCGAGGAAAGCATAAAATGCTATTTAAAAGCCCTTGAGATACCCGGAGTCAGCGAAAAGGCTTATCTACGCCTCTCCCTGCTCTATAAGCGCCTGGGGCGGTGGGATGAAGCTCAAGAGCTGTGGCTAAAAATGGCTGAAGACAACATACATACCGCCTTTGCCCTGGTGGAACTGGCAAAAGTTTACGAGCATAGAACCAAAGACTATACAAAAGCCGAACAGGCCACCCGCAGGGCTCTGGAACTGGCTTATAAAAAGAAAGGGCTTCTGGGGTTTACTCCGGAACAGGAAATACGGGAGCTCAAAAAACGTCTGGAAAGGATACTTTCAAAACAGGGTAAAGCCCCAAGTCAGTTAAATTTTTTTAATAAGGTTTGA
- a CDS encoding ribonuclease H-like domain-containing protein translates to MNLSEKLKAYMGKNENRDGVNSYDKEKANFKSGDFSQAQKNELICRILNTAPVKTPLGEHLMAVNSYEDTFCHAGMRLSNIFEIPPEIVGLIAKDSDYNNFNFTKAVFIDTETTGLAGGSGTYAFLIGAGYFEEQKFKLLQYFMRDYNEEPAVLHSLKDLLKEFESVVSFNGKAYDIPLLSTRFLINRMENPMEKPFHLDLLSSARRLYKERLVSVSLSSLEANLFSLEREGDIPSFEIPSIYFRFLRDKNPYPLKPIFYHNRMDILSLVTLVIKMAGALKDPLCSDGCSDQDFSVLEEFLKIWRYSRKA, encoded by the coding sequence GTGAACCTCTCTGAAAAATTAAAAGCCTACATGGGCAAGAATGAAAACCGGGATGGCGTAAATTCTTACGATAAGGAAAAAGCAAATTTTAAGTCCGGGGATTTTTCACAAGCTCAAAAAAATGAGCTTATTTGCAGGATTTTAAATACAGCCCCCGTTAAAACCCCGTTGGGAGAACATCTGATGGCCGTAAACTCCTATGAAGATACATTCTGTCATGCCGGTATGAGGCTTTCCAATATTTTTGAAATACCGCCGGAAATTGTCGGGCTTATTGCAAAAGATAGCGACTACAATAACTTCAATTTCACAAAAGCTGTATTTATTGATACCGAAACTACCGGCCTTGCGGGAGGTTCGGGCACCTATGCCTTTCTTATAGGTGCAGGATATTTCGAGGAGCAAAAATTCAAACTCCTTCAGTATTTCATGAGGGACTACAACGAGGAACCTGCGGTTTTACACAGCCTGAAGGACCTTTTAAAAGAATTTGAGTCTGTTGTGAGCTTTAACGGCAAAGCTTATGATATCCCCCTTCTTTCCACCAGATTCTTAATCAACCGCATGGAAAACCCGATGGAAAAGCCTTTTCACCTGGATCTTCTTTCATCGGCCCGGAGGCTGTATAAAGAGCGCCTGGTCAGCGTTAGCCTATCATCGCTGGAGGCGAATCTCTTTTCGCTGGAGAGGGAAGGGGATATACCCAGCTTTGAGATACCCTCGATATATTTCAGGTTCTTAAGAGATAAAAATCCCTATCCCCTGAAGCCCATTTTTTATCACAACCGGATGGATATTTTATCCCTGGTTACTCTGGTCATAAAAATGGCCGGGGCTCTGAAAGACCCCCTGTGTTCTGACGGCTGCTCAGATCAGGACTTTTCTGTCTTGGAAGAATTTTTGAAGATATGGAGATATTCGAGGAAAGCATAA